From Oscillatoria sp. FACHB-1407:
GGCCGCTTTGATGCTCGATCGCAGACCACAACCAACGCTGTCGTTTCTTAGACCCGACAAAGCGACCCATTTCAGCCTCCTCCACTCGAACAATCATCATGGCTGATCTATTCTCTAACTGCTCCAACAACAGTCGATTGACCGCTTCAATCGCGTGTTCTTTTTTTTAATTCTTCAATTACGGTGGTTGGGCTAATGTGGAGAACTCGTGCGGTATCCCGAATACCACTGCCGTTGACTGCCATATCGCTAATCTTCTGCTTAACGTCTGGCAAACATCCTTGATAAGTGTATTGCAAGAGGGAAGTAGAACGGGGGCAATCGGTATTGCCGCACTTGTATCGTTGTTTTCCCGCTGGTGACTTTCCGTGTTTAACGATGTTAGTGCAATTACAGCTAGGACAGTGGATGGGTTCTCGAACCATTGGCAGACTTAAGGTAATTAGGTTACCTTCAATTGTGCCTTAAATCCACAGGTCTGGAACACCACCAACAAAATGATACCGGGACAACCATTTGCAAGTTGACTATCTAGGGCACTTTGCAGGATGGACTCCACTAAATTCATGGATCGCATTATCGTTGTCCTTCCTGATAGTGTTTGAAATAGTCACAGGTTGTAGCGGTAGGAATAGCGGGATTCTAACCAGGCGCGGACTTCTGCAACGGAGTAACAGGTTGTGGATTGTCCGGTGTATGGGTCGTGGATCGTCCAAACAACTTGACCGTTGGCGCAGATACGTTGAGAAACGATGGGTTCGCGGTCTTGAGTGAAATAGGCGATCGCCCTTTTTCCAAAATTTACGAGCGAGCGTTTGAGCAACTGCCAGCTTGATGAGGCGATCGATGGACGAACGGAAGCGGACGGCTTTTGAGCCGAATAGGAGGGGTAAGTCATGATGTTTTCCTTGTGGGATTGCTTTGCTGAATAGGATGCGGTTCAAGGTCAGAGCAAGGCTACAATTTACTGACTTGCTCTGACGATCGCAGCTGAGTTTTTTTAATTAGCTGTACTTTTTAGCAACCTCAGCCAATCGGCTTTGGGAAGCCGGGCTCACGTGTGCGAAGGTTTGTACAAACTTAGCGTGGCTAATTCCAGACCCAATAAATGTCCACCGATAAGAGCGTTTTTGAATGGTTTGGATTTCTTGTTGTTCCGCCTCAGTGAAAGTGCGTCCTGTTGCGGCGGATAGAGCAGCCAAATCGAGTTGCACCTGCATCATTAAGCCACCGTCGAGAAACTCAATGAGCTTAAAGAAATCTTCTACTCCGGCTTCTACTTCAGCAGGTTCCAATTCACTCACTAACTGATTCACCATTAACGTATCCAGCGTGGTGTGTTGGGCTTCCTCCAGCCAGTGATGTTTTAATAGACTACAAAACTGTGGATCAAGGTTTTCGCCGACATTATCGCGGACACTAGCGAGATAGTGATACTGAGTCATCCATTCGATGTAAAGGATGATTAACGCGACTCCTAGGGGACGATGTTGTAAAACTGCGTTGGCGATTTCTTGAACAGGTCCAATTCCATCACAACGACCACCAAAGCCGATTTCAAACTCTTCAGCAAAACGGCGAAATAGCCGAATATGCTTGCTTTCTTCCTCCGCAAAATGGAGTAATGCTTGAGTGGCAGTAATATCAGCCAGCCCAGTGCTGTTGACGTGGTTGATGACGGTGGGTACGATGAACTCTTCTACCAGGCCAAACAGGTGTAAATAGCTGTTGCCTCGAATCTGATTGAGAAGTTGTTTTTCTTCAGTGTTAAGACAAGAAATTTCATTCACTTGCGCCAATGCGTCTGGTAGAAACCGTGTTGTGAAGTCCAGTTTTTTGTCTCCACCAATGATGTCTTCAACCCTCCAATTGACCTGAGTTGCGCGTTGAAGAGATTGTGCATAACCTTGGTTAGGGTTAGTTGCGATCGCAGTCATTGTTGTTCTCCAAAATAAATCAGTGATGAGTATTTGATGAAATAGTCTTGAGGAATCAAGAAAACCATCTCTTTTGTTGTTCTGTTCTCAGGTTATTCAGTCTCCTGTCCTGGAACCGTCCAAGAATCGTCCGAACTTCATTCCGAGGGACTTTGGGCACAAAAAAGCCTCTATAGCAAAGTGGGGAACCTTGCCAATCGATTCACTTGATGCACCTTGAAAACAAGCTGAAAACTTGAGACTGCAAGGATTTTAGGCGTTGAGTTAAACTCCCTTCCCTGGCATAGCTCTATCTTGGGCGATCGCTCTTTAAAAGTCGTGAGAGCAGAGTCTCAATCTGTTGCTGTAGTTCTGTCAGAAATCACCCGATCGGGCTAGGACTCAAGTCCCATACCTGTGCCAAACCCTGCATTTCTCGCTTTGACGATCGCCTCTGCACGGGTCTTGACCTGCATTTTGCTGAAGATATGAGTGATGTGATTTTTAACCGTTTTGGGACTGAGTACCAACTGTTCGCTGATTTGAGTGTTACTTAACCCCTGAGCAATCAGTTCAAGAATTTCTTGTTCGCGATCTGTAAGAACTTGGGTCAGTTCAAGACGCATTGAATCGGGTTGAACATCAGTAGTTGGGAATACGACAGCAGTTTCATCAGGCTTGATCGACGCAGGATTGAGTGAAGCCACACGATCGGGTTGAATAAATTGTTGTACTTCCTTTAGAAACCTCTGCCACGCTGGTTCATGGTTGAGCAGGATGTGATTTTTGCTATCTAGTGGCACAAACTGAGCATTGGGAATCAGAGCTGCCAGCAATCGCCCTTGATCAAAGGTTATTTCCACTTCATGTTGAGCATGGAGAACAAGCGTGGGTACTGTGACCTGAGTTGCCAGGTCACACACATCAGTACTGTTGAAGAGATGGATAAACTTCGCTGCATTATCAGGAGACGTGGAAATTTTCTGAAGTTCATTAAAGGCGTTGAGTTGCTCTAAGGTGCCTTCGGGAATGAAGAGTGAGGTAAACAATTGGCGAAATGCTGGATTATCACGCCCCCACCCCAGTTGAACGAGTTTGGCGCGAATTTCGGCTTCTTCAACCTGTTCACGTGTGGCATTGCGTTTGAGGCGACCCTGGGCATAGCCTCCATAGAGGATGAGGTGGCTAACTTTTTCTGGGTGCTTGACCGCATAGGCGATCGCCACCCCTGCTCCTTGAGAAATTCCCAGTAATGCAAAGCGTTCGAGTTTCACTGTATTGATGACCGTCTCCAAATCCTGCACCCAGGCATCGAAGGAAAAGTTAGGCACATTCCAATCTGATAAACCGCACCCTCGCTCATCGTAGCGAACCACGGTAAACCGCTTTGATAGCTCCTCCCACCAATGTCTCCAAACGGGACTCTGCCAGTCAAACTCTAAATGGCTAAGCCAGTTCGCCGCTTTCACCAGCGGATAACCTTGCCCGGTCATAGCATAGGCAAGATTGACATGATCTGGGGTTAGACAAAAGTGAATGCTTTGCTCCATTGGTTGAACTCGAAAGAACAATTGACGCAACAGAGATACTCAATCTGGTTTAACCAGAGTGGACTTCCAAACTTGTTGGAAGGGTTGTCCAATTTTACGATAGAGCGATCGCACATCCTCAGCAACCACAGCCGTAAACACACAAATGGAATAGGAGCCATTGAGCATGACCGCAGAAAGGAGAGGCTGAACATTTAACTCCTGAAAACACTCCTTTTCTTGAAGCTTGGCAGACTCATATATGGCTTTAGTAATCGGAGGGTCATACCGAACTTCTGCAACAATCAAAGCGGAACCCTGGGGTAATGTTGTTGGATCACGATCTTGCCAGAGATCGGCCTGCCACACACGCTCAAAGGGCATTCGAGCCTCTCGGCAGGCTTCTCGCATCAAATTGGAGTAGGAAAGCTGAAATAGGCAAATGGAGCGATCGCCCACTCAGAAGATGTGGCTGGACGGCAGCGATTTTCGAGTGGCTACAAACTGCCCTGTCTCCGGTCTCGATTGTCGAACTCAGTTGTAGTTTGGAGATGCCCTCAGTAGAGATATGCTTGGGTGTATTGTTCGGCGGTTCTCAGTTAGAGCAGCGACGAGGTTTTGAGGTCGCCTGGAACTTTATCTTCCTTCACCACAAAAATGTAGTCATTGGAAGACCTTCAGAAAATTCACCCAGAAGCTTTATTTTCTGGAGTTTGGCAAGCGATATACTTTGGGAGACCGATGACAGCCCTTCGTCGGGGGAAGAGTTCAATGATTACTCTGCCTGGAATTATTATCCACAGCAAAATTTATGAGAGCTCAGCTTCTTTGGTGTATCGGGGCATCAGAGAGCAAGATCACTGTGCAGTGATTGCCAAAGTTCTCAAGCAGGATTATCCCTCTCCTCAAGAATTAACTCGCTATCGGCAGGAGTATGAAATTACTCGTTTTCTCAACATTGAAGGCGTAGTCAAGGCATACAGTCAGCAAGACTACCAGCGCACGCTGGTTCTTCTTTTGGAAGACTTTGGTGGAGAGTCTTTAGAATGCTGGATGCGGCAACAATTAGACTTTTCTCCCATGCCGCTGTCGGTTTTTTTGAATATGGCGATCGC
This genomic window contains:
- a CDS encoding IS1-like element transposase — its product is MQYTYQGCLPDVKQKISDMAVNGSGIRDTARVLHISPTTVIEELKKRTRD
- a CDS encoding alpha/beta fold hydrolase; the protein is MEQSIHFCLTPDHVNLAYAMTGQGYPLVKAANWLSHLEFDWQSPVWRHWWEELSKRFTVVRYDERGCGLSDWNVPNFSFDAWVQDLETVINTVKLERFALLGISQGAGVAIAYAVKHPEKVSHLILYGGYAQGRLKRNATREQVEEAEIRAKLVQLGWGRDNPAFRQLFTSLFIPEGTLEQLNAFNELQKISTSPDNAAKFIHLFNSTDVCDLATQVTVPTLVLHAQHEVEITFDQGRLLAALIPNAQFVPLDSKNHILLNHEPAWQRFLKEVQQFIQPDRVASLNPASIKPDETAVVFPTTDVQPDSMRLELTQVLTDREQEILELIAQGLSNTQISEQLVLSPKTVKNHITHIFSKMQVKTRAEAIVKARNAGFGTGMGLES